From Pectinophora gossypiella chromosome 18, ilPecGoss1.1, whole genome shotgun sequence, one genomic window encodes:
- the LOC126374929 gene encoding 39S ribosomal protein L9, mitochondrial, with the protein MLGIRSLLTKASVTVPDIFSQQTRNTFILKRKCPPPLAKKGGRPSKFRARHFIYDLVQDTNVLKQPDLKVILTQFVDGVGNPGDILTVRPNTAYRDLLLPGLAVYANPENLLKYKVDEEKPKVEVKFSSPYVQRTMNCLSRLVLQITMNKLQPWTLEPWHVATSFRKAGFIVPDYAIELPPVKITGPDLSLQDKEFYVTVTINKTEKVNVRCRIHHWATGLERLPWEEFHWKKPKQALIPEQAEVLEKMPLPE; encoded by the exons ATGCTCGGAATACGTTCGCTCCTAACTAAAGCGTCTGTAACTGTGCCTGATATATTTAGTCAACAAACACGg AACACATTCATTCTAAAACGGAAATGTCCTCCGCCACTTGCCAAGAAGGGCGGCAGACCTTCAAAGTTTCGTGCGAGGCACTTTATTTACGATTTAGTACAAGACACCAATGTGCTGAAACAACCAGACTTAAAAGTCATACTTACGCAATTTGTTGATG GTGTTGGCAATCCTGGTGATATTCTCACAGTACGACCTAATACAGCCTACCGTGACTTACTACTGCCTGGTCTTGCAGTGTATGCTAATCCTGAAaatctacttaaatataaagttgatGAAGAAAAACCTAAGGTTGAAGTGAAGTTCAGTTCTCCTTATGTACAGAGg ACAATGAACTGCCTATCCCGACTAGTACTCCAAATAACGATGAATAAATTACAACCTTGGACATTGGAACCCTGGCATGTTGCTACGTCTTTCCGCAAGGCAGGATTCATAGTTCCCGACTATGCAATAGAATTGCCACCAGTGAAAATTACTGGACCAGACCTTTCCTTGCAAGATAAAGAGTTCTATGTGACTGTGACA ATAAACAAAACTGAGAAGGTGAATGTGAGATGTCGAATCCACCACTGGGCAACTGGGCTAGAACGACTCCCATGGGAAGAGTTCCACTGGAAGAAACCTAAACAAGCTCTCATCCCAGAACAAGCTGAAGTACTTGAGAAAATGCCCTTACCAGAATAG
- the LOC126374920 gene encoding uncharacterized protein LOC126374920, translating to MGKSDRKIKSDAINALRKKYEAFLEQDRKRKERNEYILGILDKMRSCKAVVPHKFNPPGDCPVSTKNLVPTQDTLSSQGAIYPRRPHDPAMNTTSRITAENSIIAELLNKYILIPKRHCKYEESPFYDVKAVELQTNIQDNTDWKSKYEILNQLKQNEKEELEPQKDIPSVQSDINAISEELNTKAHINIPTRAHTQPPIEYGQDLPEKDTSGSRQEIKKKNVVVAPRKVQQSEQLIGNKQFYHTDTDLRYSHDLPLGKGSVTELIPKHSVPVKPLDEQNIDATNVDSGQLEFDQPVTEPNKTTTYEKNDKVEFFAANTTDPTVVPQSQVLEHVTPSGNYTDDVEYPVDVINVEQFTPNNDVILKDGVNVNPEGYGMDQSHFKQFSETVATPQARTEQQYSNETEQQQYSNEQEQHPYGIEQLQYSNEQHQYSNEQQIQYSTEQQQYENPEASNINQQIDETTVPFAEHVDDPSNPTVDEFEAEQTQFYQEPVEGDVTYDEQGANMYDTQNKNYQQNGQYYYEAPHEEAPSEINEHEETSQEYDPAYAQQYLNMQGGEYEQQQEIEQSDQQYTQQEGYEPAPVAYDQQYQEQPQGYEQYNQEYYDQQQYQQENYEAVQQIEQQLNNEENYSVVQNEVTDSEQQEVAEAVNQDQPEQAITSDVSTIRAN from the exons ATGGGGAAATCTGATAGAAA AATTAAGTCTGATGCTATCAACGCCttgagaaaaaaatatgaagcTTTCCTCGAACAGGACAGGAAGCGGAAAGAAAGAAATGAGTACATCTTGGGTATATTGGACAAAATGCGCTCCTGTAAAGCCGTGGTGCCGCAtaag TTCAATCCGCCCGGGGATTGTCCAGTATCAACAAAGAACCTCGTTCCAACACAAGATACACTCTCAAGTCAAGGTGCCATTTACCCGCGCCGACCCCACGACCCCGCCATGAACACAACTTCCAGAATTACAGCCGAAAATAGTATTATAGCTGAATTACtcaataaatacatacttatcCCTAAACGACATTGCAAGTATGAAGAGAGTCCTTTTTATGATGTTAAGGCTGTCGAACTACAGACTAATATCCAGGACAATACAGACTGGAAAAGTAAATACGAAATTTTAAATCAGTTAAAACAAAACGAAAAGGAAGAATTAGAACCACAAAAAGATATTCCTAGTGTTCAATCTGACATAAACGCTATTTCAGAAGAACTAAACACAAAAGCTCATATAAATATACCCACGAGGGCACACACGCAGCCGCCTATTGAATATGGACAAGATCTGCCCGAAAAAGACACCTCTGGTTCAcgacaagaaataaaaaagaaaaatgtcgtAGTGGCCCCCAGAAAAGTTCAACAAAGTGAACAGTTGATCGGCAACAAACAGTTCTATCACACAGATACAGACTTAAGGTACTCCCATGATTTGCCTTTAGGCAAAGGAAGTGTAACTGAACTGATACCAAAACACAGCGTTCCCGTAAAACCGCTTGATGAACAAAACATTGACGCTACAAATGTAGATTCAGGACAGCTAGAATTTGATCAACCAGTTACAGAACCTAACAAGACGACTACATATGAGAAAAATGATAAAGTGGAGTTTTTTGCCGCAAATACTACGGACCCAACAGTAGTGCCACAATCGCAAGTACTTGAACATGTAACGCCAAGTGGTAATTATACTGACGACGTTGAGTATCCAGTGGACGTAATAAATGTTGAACAATTTACACCCAACAACGATGTTATATTAAAAGACGGTGTCAACGTTAACCCCGAAGGCTATGGAATGGATCAAAGTCACTTTAAGCAATTTTCGGAGACTGTTGCAACTCCACAAGCCCGTACTGAACAACAATATAGTAACGAAACAGAACAACAACAATATAGTAACGAACAAGAACAACACCCATATGGCATCGAACAACTACAATATAGCAACGAACAACATCAATATAGCAATGAACAACAAATACAATATAGTACAGAACAACAACAATATGAAAATCCAGAAGCCAGCAACATAAATCAGCAAATTGATGAAACAACAGTCCCATTTGCAGAGCACGTTGATGATCCAAGTAATCCCACAGTTGATGAATTTGAAGCTGAACAGACACAATTCTATCAGGAACCTGTGGAGGGAGATGTGACCTATGATGAACAAGGAGCTAACATGTACGATACACAAAACAAGAACTATCAACAAAATGGTCAATATTATTATGAGGCACCGCACGAAGAAGCTCCCTCCGAAATTAATGAGCACGAAGAGACAAGTCAGGAATACGATCCGGCGTATGCACAACAATATTTGAATATGCAAGGAGGCGAATATGAACAACAGCAAGAAATTGAGCAATCTGACCAACAATACACGCAGCAAGAAGGATACGAACCGGCACCAGTGGCGTACGATCAGCAATATCAGGAGCAGCCACAAGGTTATGAACAATACAATCAAGAATACTACGATCAACAACAATACCAGCAAGAAAATTATGAAGCTGTACAACAGATTGAACAACAACTAAACAACGAAGAGAATTACTCTGTTGTACAAAACGAAGTAACTGACAGTGAACAACAGGAGGTGGCGGAAGCCGTAAACCAAGACCAACCAGAGCAAGCGATAACTAGCGATGTATCTACAATAAGAGCAAATTGA